The Akkermansia sp. N21116 genome includes a region encoding these proteins:
- the carB gene encoding carbamoyl-phosphate synthase large subunit: protein MPKDTSIRKILVIGSGPIVIGQGCEFDYSGTQACKALKEEGYEVVLINSNPATIMTDPEFAPRTYIEPITPEFVEKVILREKPDALLPTLGGQTALNCAMELHRSGVLEREGVRMIGANADAIDKGEDRLRFKEAMIKIGLDVPKSGVAHNMVESRDIAVEIGTFPLIIRPAFTLGGTGGGIAYNKTEFEEIAARGLDLSPTTEILIEESLLGWKEFEMEVMRDRADNCVVICSIENLDPMGVHTGDSITVAPIQTLTDREYQVMRDASFAVIREIGVETGGSNIQFATDPKTGRMIVIEMNPRVSRSSALASKATGFPIAKFAAKLAVGYTLDELRNDITRETPASFEPSIDYVVTKVPRFTFEKFKDADPTLTTSMKSVGEAMAIGRTFKESLQKALRSLETGRWGFGFDSKMPKNPSTDEISRKLAVPNAERIFWLQTAFAHGFTAEEIHDITQIDPWFLAQLEDLAISGERLSDIPLEKAKKLGFSDRQIALARGESEDSVRDERKKRGIVPTYRLVDTCAAEFEAYTPYYYSCYGDENEARPSDKKKIMILGGGPNRIGQGIEFDYCCVHASFALKELGYETIMVNSNPETVSTDYDTSDKLYFEPLTLEDVLNICDQEKPDGVIVQFGGQTPLNLAAELERHGVPIIGTSPKSIELAEDRKYFSALLDKLGLKQADAGTATSPEEALDVANRIGYPVLVRPSFVLGGRAMMIVYDDEELTRYMREAVDASPERPILVDRFLENAVEIDVDVISDGQISVVGAIMQHVEPAGIHSGDSACMIPAAGISMRMHKEIMRAAKELARELEVKGLMNIQFAVKEEQLYIIEVNPRASRTVPFASKTIGKPLAKLAAKVMAGKTLAELGFTKEIIPDYYSIKEAVFPWNRFPGIDVVLGPEMHSTGEVMGIDPDPDIAFAKSQISAFNPLPEKGMVFISVSDRDKESVVPLARTLVKLGFELCATRGTMIHLLQHDIECERAYKVNEGKRPNIVDKIKNGEIAFIINTPGNHDARKDDVLIRASAVSTKTSYCTNMASAKACVGAMDGIRNKSADVQTLQEYHGLA from the coding sequence ATGCCCAAAGACACCTCGATCCGCAAAATTCTCGTGATCGGCTCAGGTCCGATCGTCATTGGCCAAGGTTGCGAATTCGATTATTCGGGAACGCAAGCCTGTAAAGCCCTCAAAGAAGAGGGGTACGAGGTAGTCCTCATCAACTCCAATCCCGCCACCATCATGACGGATCCGGAGTTTGCCCCCAGAACGTACATCGAACCCATCACCCCCGAGTTTGTGGAAAAGGTGATCCTCCGGGAAAAACCGGATGCCCTGCTTCCTACCCTCGGCGGACAAACCGCCCTCAACTGCGCCATGGAACTCCACAGGAGCGGAGTCCTGGAACGCGAGGGCGTCCGCATGATCGGAGCCAACGCCGACGCTATCGACAAGGGCGAAGACCGCCTGAGATTCAAGGAAGCCATGATCAAAATAGGTCTGGACGTTCCCAAGTCCGGAGTCGCTCACAACATGGTGGAATCTCGCGACATCGCCGTTGAGATCGGTACCTTCCCGCTCATCATCCGCCCCGCCTTCACCCTTGGCGGCACAGGCGGCGGCATCGCTTACAACAAAACGGAATTCGAAGAAATCGCGGCACGGGGCCTTGATCTCTCACCGACAACGGAAATCCTGATTGAGGAATCCCTGCTCGGATGGAAGGAATTCGAAATGGAAGTCATGCGCGACCGTGCCGACAACTGCGTCGTTATCTGCTCTATTGAAAACCTCGACCCCATGGGCGTCCATACCGGCGACTCCATCACCGTCGCTCCCATCCAGACACTCACGGACCGCGAGTACCAAGTCATGCGCGACGCCTCTTTCGCCGTCATCCGCGAAATCGGTGTCGAAACGGGAGGATCCAACATCCAATTCGCCACCGATCCCAAAACGGGCCGCATGATCGTCATCGAAATGAACCCGCGCGTGTCCCGCTCATCGGCTCTTGCCTCGAAAGCCACCGGCTTCCCGATTGCCAAATTCGCCGCCAAACTCGCCGTCGGCTATACCCTCGACGAATTGCGCAACGACATCACCCGGGAAACCCCTGCCTCATTTGAACCCTCCATCGACTATGTCGTGACCAAAGTCCCGCGCTTTACCTTCGAGAAATTCAAGGATGCCGACCCGACTCTGACCACCTCCATGAAGTCCGTCGGCGAAGCCATGGCCATTGGCCGCACCTTCAAGGAATCCCTCCAGAAGGCGCTCCGTTCGCTGGAAACCGGACGCTGGGGATTCGGTTTCGACAGCAAAATGCCGAAAAATCCCTCCACCGACGAAATATCCCGCAAGCTGGCAGTTCCGAACGCCGAACGCATCTTCTGGCTCCAGACGGCTTTTGCCCACGGATTCACCGCCGAAGAAATCCACGACATCACCCAAATCGATCCCTGGTTCCTCGCCCAGCTCGAAGATTTGGCCATCTCCGGCGAACGCCTCTCCGACATCCCCCTCGAAAAAGCGAAGAAACTCGGATTCTCCGACCGCCAGATCGCCCTGGCCCGCGGAGAATCGGAAGACAGCGTCCGCGACGAACGCAAGAAGCGCGGCATTGTCCCGACTTACCGCCTCGTCGACACCTGCGCTGCCGAATTCGAAGCCTACACTCCGTACTACTATTCTTGCTATGGAGATGAAAACGAAGCCCGCCCGTCCGACAAGAAGAAAATCATGATCCTCGGCGGCGGTCCCAACCGTATCGGCCAGGGTATTGAGTTCGACTACTGCTGCGTCCATGCCTCCTTCGCCCTGAAGGAACTCGGCTACGAGACCATCATGGTCAACTCCAATCCCGAAACCGTCTCCACCGACTACGATACGTCCGACAAGCTCTACTTCGAGCCCCTGACTCTGGAAGACGTCCTCAACATCTGCGACCAGGAAAAACCCGATGGCGTCATCGTCCAATTCGGCGGACAGACCCCCCTGAACCTCGCCGCTGAACTGGAACGCCACGGCGTGCCTATTATCGGAACCAGCCCGAAGTCCATCGAGCTGGCAGAAGACCGCAAATACTTCTCAGCTCTGCTGGACAAGCTCGGTCTCAAGCAGGCTGATGCCGGGACGGCCACCTCTCCCGAGGAGGCCCTGGACGTTGCCAACCGCATCGGTTATCCCGTCCTAGTCCGCCCCTCTTTCGTCCTTGGCGGACGAGCCATGATGATCGTCTATGACGACGAAGAATTGACCCGTTACATGCGGGAAGCCGTCGACGCCTCTCCGGAACGCCCCATCCTTGTGGACCGCTTCCTCGAAAATGCCGTGGAAATCGACGTCGACGTTATCTCCGACGGCCAAATCTCCGTCGTCGGGGCTATCATGCAACACGTCGAACCTGCCGGAATCCACTCGGGAGACTCCGCCTGCATGATCCCAGCAGCCGGTATCTCCATGCGCATGCACAAGGAAATCATGCGCGCCGCGAAGGAACTTGCACGTGAACTGGAAGTGAAGGGCCTGATGAACATCCAGTTTGCCGTCAAGGAAGAACAGCTTTACATCATCGAAGTCAATCCCCGTGCTTCCCGCACGGTTCCTTTCGCCTCCAAAACGATTGGAAAACCCCTCGCCAAACTGGCAGCCAAGGTCATGGCCGGCAAGACTCTCGCCGAACTCGGGTTCACGAAGGAAATCATCCCGGACTATTACTCCATCAAGGAAGCCGTCTTCCCGTGGAACCGCTTCCCCGGCATCGACGTCGTCCTCGGCCCGGAAATGCACTCCACCGGCGAAGTCATGGGCATCGACCCGGATCCCGACATTGCTTTCGCCAAGTCGCAGATCAGCGCCTTCAATCCCCTTCCGGAAAAAGGCATGGTATTCATTTCCGTCAGTGACCGGGATAAAGAAAGCGTCGTCCCCCTGGCCCGGACGCTTGTGAAGCTCGGCTTCGAGCTCTGCGCCACGCGCGGCACAATGATCCACCTCCTCCAGCACGACATCGAGTGCGAACGCGCCTACAAAGTCAACGAAGGCAAACGCCCGAATATTGTAGACAAGATCAAGAATGGCGAAATCGCCTTCATCATCAACACGCCCGGCAATCATGACGCCCGTAAGGACGACGTCCTCATCCGCGCTTCGGCCGTCTCCACCAAGACGTCCTACTGCACGAATATGGCATCAGCCAAGGCATGCGTCGGAGCCATGGACGGCATCCGCAACAAAAGCGCGGACGTACAAACCCTCCAAGAATACCACGGGCTGGCCTGA
- a CDS encoding helix-turn-helix transcriptional regulator — MTKENKSVHPSRGLRLKLARVARGMSQEELAAAVGVVRQTIGLIELDKYNPTLNLCLSICHVLGKTLDELFWDEE; from the coding sequence ATGACGAAGGAAAATAAATCCGTCCATCCATCGCGGGGTCTGCGACTGAAGCTGGCCAGAGTCGCCCGGGGGATGTCTCAGGAAGAACTGGCCGCGGCAGTCGGCGTCGTTCGGCAGACGATTGGGTTGATTGAGCTGGACAAATACAATCCGACGCTGAATCTTTGCCTTTCTATCTGTCATGTCTTGGGCAAGACGCTGGACGAGTTGTTCTGGGACGAGGAATAA